The Lancefieldella sp. Marseille-Q7238 genomic interval GATGAGGTGCAGAAAGTTCTTCAAGATCTTATTCGCCTTCGCGTGCTTGATCGCCGCTATGTGGTTTTAGTACAGGGCTATGTTGCCCCTGATGAGGGAACCATTGAAACGGGCATTGCTCGCTCCACACGTGATCGCTTAAAGATGACGGTAACGGATGCACCCGGTGCTCGAGAAGCCATTACTACTTTCAGAACGCTTGAACGCTTTGAGGCAGGTCGTAGAGGTGAGGGTTATTCGCTTTTGGAATGCCATCTTTACACAGGACGCACCCATCAGATTCGTATCCATATGCGCCATGTGGGTCATCCCGTGGTAGGAGATCAGCTGTACGGCCGCAAAGACGGGCGATTTAATTTAGGCCTCAAGCGTCAGTTTCTCCATTCTTGGCACATTCAGTTTGAACATCCGGTAACGGGAGAAATGATAGAACGCAGGGACTCTCTGCCGCCAGATCTTCTCGCGGTACTAGAATCGCAGGAGGAATTATCTATGGGTAGAACAAAAACGGGTGCAGATATCTGCCCGCAGTTGGCCGGCTAATATTTAGATGCACCAACAGCCCAGAGGCTTTGTAGATATCTCGCTAACCTCAAGGGTGGACGGACGGTTATGGTGATTATGCACTCCGATGAACTAGATCAAGAAGCAGACGTTCTTCTCGATATCCAAGATGGCCAATTGCGTGTGCGTTGATGTGGGAGAAAAAATGGATTCAAAGGCATGGGCGCTTTGCCCCTTCCATTGCGCTAAGATTATAAGGTAATTGTTTATCGAGAGATTTTGGCTGATAAAACATATTTGTCTTGGGTTTGGAGCGTAGGGATATACATGCCACTGCAATTGAACAGGCTTGGACTTACACCGATTGTCGTTTTTAACTTGGTCATATGGCTCTTTTTTACGCTGGCGTACTTTTATCAGATTATCTATATCATCCGCGTGATGTTTAAAGGTGAGGTGCATCTTCCGCCTGCTAGAAAACAGCACCGGTATGCGTTTTTCATCGCGGCTCACAATGAAGAGCCTGTGGTGGGAAATCTGGTTCGTTCAATCCTGGCGCAGGATTATCCGCGCGAGCTTATGGATGTTTTTGTGGTGGCTGATGCCTGTACCGACAAGACCGCAGAAGAGGCGCGCAAAGCGGGAGCTATTACGTGGGAGAGAAATGACCTTGCCCGTAAGGGAAAAAGCTGGGTTATGGATTATGGATTTAACCGCATCCTCAATGAGTACGGCGATGCTTATGAGGCATTCATTATTATGGATGCGGATAACTTAGTGGCTCCGAATTACCTTTCCATCATGAACCAGGCGTTTGATGCGGGATATCTGGTTTGCACAAGCTATCGAAACTCAAAGAACTTTGATTCCAGTTGGATAAGCTCGGCATATGCCACATGGTTTATGCGTGAGGCAAAGTTTTTGAACAACGCCCGAATGATGATGGGCACCAGCTGCGCTATTTCCGGTTCCGGCTGGATGGTCTCCGCCCGCATCGTTAAAGGCATGCATGGCTGGGATTTCCATACGCTTACTGAAGACATTCAGTTTTCAACGTTTTGCTGCGCTCACAATATCCAGATTGGCTATGCTCCCGCGGAATTTTTTGACGAGCAGCCGCTTACCTTCAAGGCCTCGTGGATTCAGCGCATGCGTTGGACAAAAGGTTTCTACCAGGTGTTCTTCTCGTATGGGACTGATTTGCTGAAAGGAATTGTAAAGGGTCAGTTTGCCTCGTATGACATGCTTATGACCATTGCTCCCGGTATGATTTTGACGTTGCTTTCAGCTTTCATCAACGGAACCTATCTGCTGGTAGGCTATTTGAGCCATGGATTTATCGCTACGGACGCAGAGCTTGCCATGTGCTCAGGATCTCTGGTAATGACAATATTCTCAATGTATATCGTATTTTTTATTCTCGCCGTCATTACGACAATCTCCGAACACAAGCATTTTCATGTAAAGAAGCGCTGGCGCATTGTTACCAACCTCTTTACTTTCCCGATTTTTATGATCTCCTACGTTCCCATTACCGTTGCCGCACTCTTCAAAAAGGTGGAGTGGGTGCCTACAAAGCACGACATCGCCGTCAACTTTGAGGACATTGTAGCCGGCCAAAGCTAATGTTTAATCCGGTTTTACGAGGATATGGGACGTTTATGGTGTTACAGTGTCAAAGCAAAAGAGTATGGGCGGCCGTCAGGCCGGAAAGGAGCCGCACGTAATGGCAAAGTTCTTCGAGGGTGAGTCGCATACCTTCTCTGAGTATCTGTTAGTTCCGGGCTATTCCTCCGCTGAGAACATTCCTGCAAACGTGTCGCTCAAAACCCCTCTGGTGAAATTTAAAAGGGGAGAAGAGCCTTCCTTAAGCCTCAATATCCCCATGGTTTCCGCGGTTATGCAGGCCGTTTCCGGTCCGCGTCTTGCTATTGCTCTGGCGCAGCAAGGTGGACTTTCCTTTATTTACGGTTCGCAGTCGGCCGAGGACGAGGCGCAGATGGTGCGCGAGGTTAAGAGTTACAAAGCGGGATTTGTTGTTTCCGATTCCACGCTGACGCCCGATATGACTCTGGCCGAGGTGCTTGACCTGAAAGAAAAGACCGGACACTCCACGATGCCTGTTACCACTGATGGAACGTCCTATGGCAAACTGGTAGGCATTGTGACCTCTCGGGATTATCGTCCTTCTCGCGATGAGGTGACTAAGAAGGTCGCGGAATTTATGACTCCGGTTGACGCGATTATTTCCGCTCCTGAGACCACGACGCTCAAAGAGGCGAACGACATCATTTGGGACAACAAGCTCAATGCGCTTCCCATTGTGGATACTAATGGATACTTGGTAAGCCTTGTATTCCGCAAAGATTACGATTCTCACAAATCCGCTCCGAATGAGCTGCTTGACGCGTCGAAGCGCTATCTGGTTGGCGCGGGTATCAATACGCGTGATTATGAGACGCGTGTCCCGCTTTTGGTAGAGGCCGGTGCGGATGTGCTCTGTATTGATTCTTCCGAGGGCTATTCCGAGTGGCAGGCTCGCACGCTCAAGTGGATTCGCCAGACCTATGGCGACGGCGTTAAGGTGGGAGCCGGCAATGTCGTTGACGCGGAAGGATTCAGATTCCTGGCAGACGCCGGCGCTGACTTCATCAAGATTGGCATTGGCGGAGGTTCCATCTGCATTACGCGCGAGCAGAAGGGCATTGGACGCGGTCAGGCTACCTCAGTCATTGACGTGGCTCGCGCGCGCGACGCCTACTTTGAAGAAACGGGAGTCTACATTCCTATCTGTTCTGATGGCGGCATTGTCTATGACTACCATATGACTCTTGCTCTGGCGATGGGCTCCGACTTCATGATGCTCGGCCGCTATTTTGCCCGCTTCGATGAGAGCCCTTCCAACCGCGTAAATGTCAACGGTTCCTATATGAAGGAATACTGGGGCGAAGGCTCTGCTCGCGCCCGCAACTGGCAGCGCTACGATCTTGGTGGCAATAAGCGGGGACTCTCGTTCGTTGAGGGCGTCGACTCGTATGTTCCTTATGCCGGATCGCTCAAGGACGGCGTCGAGGGTTCGCTGCTGAAAGTGAAGTCCACGATGTGCAACTGTGGCGCCCGGGATATTGTCGAGCTTCGCGAGAAGGCAAAGATTACGCTTGTGTCCGCTACGTCTATCGTTGAAGGCGGCGCTCACGATGTGCTGCTCAAAGACCAGAATCAGCAGGTTAGCTACAATTTCCGCTCATAGCGTACCGTCAAGATAATGCAAGCGATGGCCACAGGCGGCTCCCGTCGGACTTCCTCTGGATTCGCTTTTTGAAAGG includes:
- a CDS encoding RluA family pseudouridine synthase; protein product: MAERVFDILVGPEGDGTRIDAFLSAQDNLPSRSACAKLVEEGKVFINGTPVSSKSEKVVLGDRLMVVLPKGEPETGLLVPNPDIPLDIRFEDQYLIVLSKQAGLVCHPSPGHTDDTLANALVAHCGYGHLGLLQGEDRPGIVHRLDMDTSGLMVAAKSDEVQKVLQDLIRLRVLDRRYVVLVQGYVAPDEGTIETGIARSTRDRLKMTVTDAPGAREAITTFRTLERFEAGRRGEGYSLLECHLYTGRTHQIRIHMRHVGHPVVGDQLYGRKDGRFNLGLKRQFLHSWHIQFEHPVTGEMIERRDSLPPDLLAVLESQEELSMGRTKTGADICPQLAG
- a CDS encoding glycosyltransferase family 2 protein, translated to MPLQLNRLGLTPIVVFNLVIWLFFTLAYFYQIIYIIRVMFKGEVHLPPARKQHRYAFFIAAHNEEPVVGNLVRSILAQDYPRELMDVFVVADACTDKTAEEARKAGAITWERNDLARKGKSWVMDYGFNRILNEYGDAYEAFIIMDADNLVAPNYLSIMNQAFDAGYLVCTSYRNSKNFDSSWISSAYATWFMREAKFLNNARMMMGTSCAISGSGWMVSARIVKGMHGWDFHTLTEDIQFSTFCCAHNIQIGYAPAEFFDEQPLTFKASWIQRMRWTKGFYQVFFSYGTDLLKGIVKGQFASYDMLMTIAPGMILTLLSAFINGTYLLVGYLSHGFIATDAELAMCSGSLVMTIFSMYIVFFILAVITTISEHKHFHVKKRWRIVTNLFTFPIFMISYVPITVAALFKKVEWVPTKHDIAVNFEDIVAGQS
- a CDS encoding IMP dehydrogenase, with the protein product MAKFFEGESHTFSEYLLVPGYSSAENIPANVSLKTPLVKFKRGEEPSLSLNIPMVSAVMQAVSGPRLAIALAQQGGLSFIYGSQSAEDEAQMVREVKSYKAGFVVSDSTLTPDMTLAEVLDLKEKTGHSTMPVTTDGTSYGKLVGIVTSRDYRPSRDEVTKKVAEFMTPVDAIISAPETTTLKEANDIIWDNKLNALPIVDTNGYLVSLVFRKDYDSHKSAPNELLDASKRYLVGAGINTRDYETRVPLLVEAGADVLCIDSSEGYSEWQARTLKWIRQTYGDGVKVGAGNVVDAEGFRFLADAGADFIKIGIGGGSICITREQKGIGRGQATSVIDVARARDAYFEETGVYIPICSDGGIVYDYHMTLALAMGSDFMMLGRYFARFDESPSNRVNVNGSYMKEYWGEGSARARNWQRYDLGGNKRGLSFVEGVDSYVPYAGSLKDGVEGSLLKVKSTMCNCGARDIVELREKAKITLVSATSIVEGGAHDVLLKDQNQQVSYNFRS